Proteins from a single region of Styela clava chromosome 1, kaStyClav1.hap1.2, whole genome shotgun sequence:
- the LOC120339248 gene encoding myophilin-like has protein sequence MANKGFAYGMSAQVAKKIAGKRDTDAEAKVQHFIETITGQSFDSSKSYEENLHDGQLICHLANKLKPKSVKKIQESTMPFKKMENIENFLKFAQDYGVPKGDLFQTVDLYETSNIPAFTATMVALGRACQLKPEWDSSSSSYQKDWPVLGPKPSIENKREFDEKTIAEGKNIIGIQAGTNKMASQAGQSFGARRQIN, from the exons ATGGCCAACAAGGGATTCGCGTATGGCATGAGCGCTCAGGTcgctaaaaag ATTGCTGGAAAGCGCGATACGGATGCGGAAGCCAAAGTGCAGCATTTTATTGAGACAATCACTGGTCAATCTTTCGATTCTTCCAAAAGCTACGAGGAGAATCTTCATGATGGCCAACTCATATGCCA CTTGGCCAACAAATTGAAACCAAAATCAGTTAAGAAGATCCAAGAAAGCACAATGCCATTCAAAAAG ATGGAGAACATCGAAAACTTTTTGAAATTCGCCCAGGACTATGGTGTCCCAAAAGGCGACTTGTTTCAAACAGTTGATCTGTACGAAACCTCGAATATTCCTGCTTTCACTGCAACAATGGTCGCCCTTGGTCGCGCG TGCCAACTGAAACCAGAATGGGATTCATCATCTTCCTCCTACCAAAAGGATTGGCCCGTTCTCGGACCCAAACCCTCGATTGAAAACAAACGTGAATTTGACGAGAAAACTATCGCTGAAGGCAAAAATATTATCGGAATACAAGCCGGAACCAACAAAATGGCTAGCCAAGCTGGCCAGTCTTTTGGAGCAAGAAGACAAATCAATTAA
- the LOC120338849 gene encoding uncharacterized protein LOC120338849 has product MKKLFKHLAIVIFATTMLMLVAMQIYLNTDKENRLFLQIRNDHYEERNFIKKDYNTENNDENEDQETTSESNDISESTVQDEKLMEKYTEKQEKAKEYTRKYTSTEIPTEGYGDKIVADSNEEVTIEPDSIDNASEQKPIYRSYESEPPETENRSKSQESESPKRATAESNKLSICPEYSKLLVGPLQVNASYSPTEDEAMKSGGTMENGCFEPTWCVARQTVAIIIPYKDRKEHLITLMNHLNPILQRQSLRYCIFVAEQFDNGAFNKARVMNAAFLEIIKFSKINFDCVIFHDVDMLVEDDRNLHTCSKMPKHLSPAIDKFNYTLNYGTRFGGVTAISVKNYIKANGHSNNFWGWGGEDNDMEMRIARNKMVIVSTNTTYGRYKMIPHEHPWWFSPLYGIGSYLHSRRHWSVKGIDNSGLGDIRYSLKFTSQHKLWTKMTIDIRTILVEKATVRFYGYGDVGDLEFTSPSQETEKGTQMSPITPAPMNCFYRKFTGKTVNKTLGIREKVKYGRMYKTLEEAEKVCNEMQSYCGSIVEQMPGRYSLRSTAFMHEKNLHYLKGMVKQEEVIENHPTLSVHAKSCPGSASYLNFFVKPIVMVGDAEKGPSPAYFVEFRIKIFYDINTTLYYNSDIMTAHRAIIQEKVHANIEEMGTWDTLGNVYSNRVKLLNTSDAASVAKIMPKTYKNMNEVVKNGDGILHIKSPITGILRNPGCYVCKGSLVDVNGAALLQWKWWFEIRAKTKEIEDEILVKQLKKARKAGVEFAETVNKRRQMWLQYHEKLKEKGGNIKSKLPDRVLELVRKESLQPEH; this is encoded by the exons ATGAAGAAACTTTTTAAGCATCTTGCGATTGTTATTTTTGCGACAACTATGTTGATGCTCGTTGCAATGCAAATATACCTAAACACTGATAAAGAAAACAGACTTTTTCTTCAAATACGAAATGATCATTACGAAGAGcggaattttataaaaaaagattataatacagaaaataatgatgaaaatgaaGATCAAGAAACGACTTCGGAAAGCAATGATATTTCGGAAAGCACTGTTCAAGATGAAAAACTAATGGAGAAATATACTGAAAAACAGGAAAAAGCGAAGGAATATACAAGGAAATACACCAGCACTGAAATTCCAACAGAGGGATATGGCGACAAGATTGTTGCAGATTCT AATGAAGAAGTGACAATTGAGCCTGACAGCATTGACAACGCATCAGAGCAGAAGCCTATCTACAGGTCATATGAAAGTGAACCACCAGAAACGGAAAATCGTTCCAAATCTCAAGAGTCGGAATCACCCAAACGAGCTACCGCCGAATCGAACAAACTTTCCATTTGCCCagaatattcgaaattattgg TTGGTCCTCTTCAAGTGAACGCATCATACTCTCCTACCGAAGATGAAGCTATGAAGTCAGGCGGAACTATGGAGAACGGTTGCTTTGAACCTACTTGGTGCGTGGCACGTCAAACTGTGGCCATCATTATACCATATAAAGATAGAAAAGAGCATCTTATTACGTTGATGAATCATCTAAACCCTATTTTACAG CGGCAATCACTTCGATACTGCATTTTTGTTGCTGAGCAATTTGATAATGGAGCTTTCAATAAAGCGCGTGTGATGAATGCAGCTTTTctggaaattataaaattttcaaaaattaattttgattgtgTCATTTTTCATGATGTAGACATGCTTGTGGAAGATGACAGAAATTTACACACGTGTTCGAAGATGCCAAAACATCTTTCTCCGG cTATTGACAAATTTAACTACACTCTAAACTATGGCACGAGATTTGGCGGAGTCACTGCAATATCtgtaaaaaattacataaaagcAAACGGACACAGCAACAATTTTTGGGGATGGGGTGGAGAAGATAACGATATGGAAATGAG aattgcTCGTAATAAAATGGTGATTGTTTCAACCAATACCACATATGGAAGATACAAAATGATTCCTCATGAACATCCCTGGTGGTTTAGTCCGTTATATGGGATAGGCAGCTATCTTCATTC GAGAAGACATTGGAGTGTGAAAGGGATAGATAACAGCGGGCTTGGTGATATTCGTTATTCATTAAAATTCACTAGTCAACATAAATTGTGGACTAAAATGACAATTGATATAA GAACAATCTTGGTAGAGAAAGCAACAGTCCGTTTTTATGGATATGGAGATGTTGGGGATCTTGAATTTACAAGTCCGTCACAAGAGACGGAAAAGGGAACGCAGATGTCACCGATTACCCCAGCTCCGATGAACTGTTTTTATAGAAAGTTTACCGGGAAAACAGTGAACAAGACTCTCGGAATTCGG GAAAAAGTCAAATACGGTCGTATGTACAAAACCTTGGAAGAGGCTGAAAAAGTTTGTAATGAAATGCAATCTTATTGTGGATCAATTGTTGAACAAATGCCTGGGCGGTATTCACTGCGTTCTACTGCATTTATGCATGAAAAGAATCTCCACTACTTAAAG GGAATGGTGAAGCAAGAGGAAGTCATAGAGAATCATCCAACACTCTCAGTTCATGCTAAATCATGCCCAGGGTCAGCCAGTTACCTCAATTTTTTCGTTAAGCCTATTGTAATGGTGGGTGACGCTGAAAAAG GTCCGTCTCCCGCATACTTTGTTGAATTTAGAATAAAGATATTCTACGACATTAACACAACTTTGTACTATAATTCAGATATAATGACCGCCCACAG AGCAATCATACAGGAAAAAGTTCATGCAAATATTGAGGAAATGGGGACATGGGATACACTAGGAAATGTTTACTCTA ATCGTGTCAAACTTCTCAATACTTCTGATGCAGCAAGTGTAGCCAAAATTATGCCTAAAACGTACAAGAACATGAATGAGGTTGTTAAAAATGGTGATGGAATATTACACATCAAATCTCCAATAACCGGAATTCTTCGAAACCCTGGATGTTATGTATGTAAAGGCAGTCTCGTGGATGTAAATGGGGCAGCTCTTTTGCAGTGGAAGTGGTGGTTTGAAATAAGAGCAAAAACGAAAGAAATCGAAGACGAAATTTTG GTGAAGCAATTGAAGAAAGCAAGGAAAGCGGGCGTTGAATTCGCTGAAACTGTGAACAAGAGAAGACAAATGTGGTTACAAtatcatgaaaaattaaaagaaaaaggAGGAAATATAAAGAGCAAGTTGCCGGACAGAGTATTGGAATTAGTAAGAAAGGAGTCGCTGCAACCTGAACATTGA
- the LOC120339219 gene encoding uncharacterized protein LOC120339219, translated as MTIMQSRMNIVKASGDMMISPLTTTKKWRSEYYLNPSIIQKPKQECWLSTQSSPCILSLFETKHVEYQKIMEKMASEPIVMTQDQAIVPIMETRSYPNLRSLESLQLEDDILRLSDQESVHDPKPQAVALPIPNYPEEIFLSYEYCSNVAEILNVMVDELIDECLERARTEEAMEAKLKPMKMENEPINTKRNHRRVHPQQKAKGKKASKFLKCLLFPFARCLGLHRKHYQKNLIIIE; from the exons ATGACAATTATGCAGTCGAGAATGAATATTGTGAAAGCTTCTGGGGATATGATG ATCTCCCCACTAACGACAACCAAAAAGTGGAGAAGCGAGTACTATCTCAATCCATCAATCATTCAAAAACCGAAGCAGGAATGCTGGCTGAGCACTCAAAGTTCACCTTGCATCTTGA GTTTGTTCGAAACGAAGCATGTCGAATATCAGAAAATTATGGAGAAAATGGCTAGCGAACCTATCGTGATGACGCAAGATCAGGCAATTGTTCCGATAATGGAAACACGCAGCTATCCGAATTTAA gATCTTTGGAAAGCCTGCAACTGGAGGACGACATTCTTCGATTGTCTGATCAAGAATCGGTTCATGATCCTAAACCACAAGCAGTCGCCCTACCCATACCGAATTATCCggaagaaatatttttgtcgtATGAATATTGCAGCAACGTAGCGGAAATTCTCAACGTGATGGTTGACGAACTCATTGACGAATG CCTTGAGAGAGCAAGAACAGAggaagcaatggaggcaaaactGAAACCCATGAAAATGGAGAACGAGCCAATCAACACAAAACGTAACCACCGACGTGTTCATCCTCAACAGAAAGCAAAGGGGAAGAAAGCAAGCAAGTTTCTGAAATGCTTGTTATTCCCATTTGCGCGATGCTTGGGTTTACATCGCAAACATTAtcagaaaaatttaattataattgagTGA
- the LOC144421085 gene encoding uncharacterized protein LOC144421085 isoform X2, whose amino-acid sequence MTIMQSRMNIMKASGDMMISPLTTTKKWRSEYYLNPSIIQKPKQECWLSTQSSPCILRSLESLQLEDDILGLSDQESVHDPKPQAVALPIPNYPEEILLSYQYCSNVAEILNVMVDELIDECLERARTEETMEAKLKPMKMENEPINTRRNHRRVHPQQIAKGKKASKFLKCLLFPFARCLGLHRKH is encoded by the exons ATGACAATTATGCAGTCGAGAATGAATATTATGAAAGCTTCTGGGGATATGATG ATCTCACCACTAACGACAACCAAAAAGTGGAGAAGCGAGTACTATCTCAATCCATCAATCATTCAAAAACCGAAGCAGGAATGCTGGCTGAGCACTCAAAGTTCACCTTGCATCTTGA GATCTTTGGAAAGCCTGCAACTGGAGGACGACATTCTTGGATTGTCTGATCAAGAATCGGTTCATGATCCTAAACCACAAGCAGTCGCCCTACCCATACCGAATTATCCGGAAGAAATACTTTTATCGTATCAATATTGCAGCAACGTAGCGGAAATTCTCAACGTGATGGTTGACGAACTCATTGACGAATG CCTTGAGAGAGCAAGAACAGAGGAAACAATGGAGGCAAAACTGAAACCCATGAAAATGGAGAACGAGCCAATCAACACAAGACGTAACCACCGACGTGTTCATCCTCAACAGATAGCAAAGGGGAAGAAAGCAAGCAAGTTTCTGAAATGCTTGTTATTCCCATTTGCGCGATGTTTGGGTTTACATCGCAAACATTAa
- the LOC144421085 gene encoding uncharacterized protein LOC144421085 isoform X1 has protein sequence MTIMQSRMNIMKASGDMMISPLTTTKKWRSEYYLNPSIIQKPKQECWLSTQSSPCILSLFETKHVEYQKIMEKMVSEPIVMTQDQAIVPIMETRSYPNLRSLESLQLEDDILGLSDQESVHDPKPQAVALPIPNYPEEILLSYQYCSNVAEILNVMVDELIDECLERARTEETMEAKLKPMKMENEPINTRRNHRRVHPQQIAKGKKASKFLKCLLFPFARCLGLHRKH, from the exons ATGACAATTATGCAGTCGAGAATGAATATTATGAAAGCTTCTGGGGATATGATG ATCTCACCACTAACGACAACCAAAAAGTGGAGAAGCGAGTACTATCTCAATCCATCAATCATTCAAAAACCGAAGCAGGAATGCTGGCTGAGCACTCAAAGTTCACCTTGCATCTTGA GTTTGTTCGAAACGAAGCATGTCGAATATCAGAAAATTATGGAGAAAATGGTTAGCGAACCTATCGTGATGACGCAAGATCAGGCAATTGTTCCGATAATGGAAACACGCAGCTATCCGAATTTAA GATCTTTGGAAAGCCTGCAACTGGAGGACGACATTCTTGGATTGTCTGATCAAGAATCGGTTCATGATCCTAAACCACAAGCAGTCGCCCTACCCATACCGAATTATCCGGAAGAAATACTTTTATCGTATCAATATTGCAGCAACGTAGCGGAAATTCTCAACGTGATGGTTGACGAACTCATTGACGAATG CCTTGAGAGAGCAAGAACAGAGGAAACAATGGAGGCAAAACTGAAACCCATGAAAATGGAGAACGAGCCAATCAACACAAGACGTAACCACCGACGTGTTCATCCTCAACAGATAGCAAAGGGGAAGAAAGCAAGCAAGTTTCTGAAATGCTTGTTATTCCCATTTGCGCGATGTTTGGGTTTACATCGCAAACATTAa
- the LOC120339203 gene encoding uncharacterized protein LOC120339203 isoform X1, with protein MTIMQSRMNIMKASGDMMISPLTTTKKWRSEYYLNPSIIQKPKQECWLSTQSSPCILSLFETKHVEYQKIMEKMISEPIVMTQDQAIVPIMETCSYPNLRSLESLQLEDDILGLSDQESVHDPKPQAVALPIPNYPEEIFLSYEYCSNVAEILNVMVDELIDECLERARTEEAMEAKLKPMKMENEPINTRRNHRRVHPQQKAKGKKASKFLKCLLFPFARCLGLHRKH; from the exons ATGACAATTATGCAGTCGAGAATGAATATTATGAAAGCTTCTGGGGATATGATG ATCTCACCACTAACGACAACCAAAAAGTGGAGAAGCGAGTACTATCTCAATCCATCAATCATTCAAAAACCGAAGCAGGAATGCTGGCTGAGCACTCAAAGTTCACCTTGCATCTTGA GTTTGTTCGAAACGAAGCATGTCGAATATCAGAAAATTATGGAGAAAATGATTAGCGAACCTATCGTGATGACGCAAGATCAGGCAATTGTTCCGATAATGGAAACATGCAGCTATCCGAATTTAA gATCTTTGGAAAGCCTGCAACTGGAGGACGACATTCTTGGATTGTCTGATCAAGAATCGGTTCATGATCCTAAACCACAAGCAGTCGCCCTACCCATACCGAATTATCcggaagaaatatttttatcgtaTGAATATTGCAGCAACGTAGCGGAAATTCTCAACGTGATGGTTGACGAACTCATTGACGAATG CCTTGAGAGAGCAAGAACAGAggaagcaatggaggcaaaactGAAACCCATGAAAATGGAGAACGAGCCAATCAACACAAGACGTAACCACCGACGTGTTCATCCTCAACAGAAAGCAAAGGGGAAGAAAGCAAGCAAGTTTCTGAAATGCTTGTTATTCCCATTTGCGCGATGCTTGGGTTTACATCGCAAACATTAa
- the LOC120339203 gene encoding uncharacterized protein LOC120339203 isoform X2: MTIMQSRMNIMKASGDMMISPLTTTKKWRSEYYLNPSIIQKPKQECWLSTQSSPCILRSLESLQLEDDILGLSDQESVHDPKPQAVALPIPNYPEEIFLSYEYCSNVAEILNVMVDELIDECLERARTEEAMEAKLKPMKMENEPINTRRNHRRVHPQQKAKGKKASKFLKCLLFPFARCLGLHRKH, encoded by the exons ATGACAATTATGCAGTCGAGAATGAATATTATGAAAGCTTCTGGGGATATGATG ATCTCACCACTAACGACAACCAAAAAGTGGAGAAGCGAGTACTATCTCAATCCATCAATCATTCAAAAACCGAAGCAGGAATGCTGGCTGAGCACTCAAAGTTCACCTTGCATCTTGA gATCTTTGGAAAGCCTGCAACTGGAGGACGACATTCTTGGATTGTCTGATCAAGAATCGGTTCATGATCCTAAACCACAAGCAGTCGCCCTACCCATACCGAATTATCcggaagaaatatttttatcgtaTGAATATTGCAGCAACGTAGCGGAAATTCTCAACGTGATGGTTGACGAACTCATTGACGAATG CCTTGAGAGAGCAAGAACAGAggaagcaatggaggcaaaactGAAACCCATGAAAATGGAGAACGAGCCAATCAACACAAGACGTAACCACCGACGTGTTCATCCTCAACAGAAAGCAAAGGGGAAGAAAGCAAGCAAGTTTCTGAAATGCTTGTTATTCCCATTTGCGCGATGCTTGGGTTTACATCGCAAACATTAa